Proteins from a genomic interval of Hornefia porci:
- a CDS encoding DUF5722 domain-containing protein produces MFRKERSLHVVLRKGGVHTAVIALLAIIFATAAFAFVCHDTYAASSKDAKSSGMTVSVEKSKVRIKIKRVGKKGTAKLYMCRANQYNKKDKLNGISKSTKVRGTYIGKYKMGSNKTFTVSRYKKGVDRLYSKYYLVDKKGKIVKGPIYASKIYSPVKSVTMKSASKKGLFMDDAAALSDAKDLGASSMAININLAGILYPKYHSNAIRFKSNGKTYYFNKSKVEYYDKVISANTQNGINTTATLLLMNNGESNGIPSALLYSNRTGESFGMNTSNSSGRDYFIACMEFLASRYSRGRERGLINNYVIGNEVDFTGCFMPEKKAKGKTQKARFNEYMEEYARALRLSNAAVKKYAGDAKVHISITHNWAAPGNEAVGGTAYAPKAMLEWLAKYSNQRGSYDWGIAPHIYGFNLPASDVGYNDTGMNPAYPKVKVGGNYNSSKWLTISNFEILQKYLEQNKMRCGTKVRDVILQETGVSSEKNTKADKYRQAAYTAQMYYKAAHMNCVSSLMYFRLHDTKELEKANANFGLIGMDGKKKPAYTLWKYIDTDKSFDYSNRYLEYIQFQKGGKIYKKANGNISNWKDAMKVVDSTFNWNTQWNTAKIEKRKTAGVKRSLSVSADSYDVNDSIKVTAAGASNDMVGLYKAGDDPETKEPIFWYYVGSTNNGINHTSGKSYDVRAAGQISDSRYDEATLTAGKYKIALISDGTDVVESRNITITGSIDTAKESVRTNKTSYHVGENIIATATGEGTYWVGIYNEDDSYGTGSGTTTSIYWYYVNDKDSGKKAGVPVILQNTNFNRTDRVATHEIPAGKYKVILFRGSGYDEVASTTISVGESAPDSLKSIHYSQDNNSDGYANGTVTITKDAANETATDCVMYWAGADGNPLVGYDALAKFRLTGNSTTFHMYEHTIIPEGAKKLIAYAANGKKLSSKAVSVDIPEGSSYQIGSPIMEFQVVSDVHITNDSSLQYYDKYNNEHFTEMLNDVKKNSPNSRAIVINGDMANNGRKDQFYKMKSLYDSAGVTPKLHIAVGNHDWMAGNPNNQFQDFVHLFNPSVSTPKNVYYDEWINGYHFIYLGGEKEGLHAQMSDAQLKWFDEKMKEDTEKDPNRPVFVFLHQSMKNTVAGSFSGQGWDGVDNTESFQKILKKYGQIVLYNGHSHWELNSIGCMFNGSTNAPVAFNTASVGYLWTSYNETTGEYTEGSNGYYIRVYDDKIAVLGRDFVNGKWIPSAMFIVEKDPITVSKTSVRLKKTSKAYSLNAKSASNAALSYVSSDASIATVSSSGKVTPKKAGTAVITITSDGSGTKTMNRKDVKVTVK; encoded by the coding sequence ATGTTTAGGAAAGAGAGAAGCCTCCATGTTGTATTAAGAAAGGGAGGCGTTCATACGGCTGTTATTGCGCTGCTTGCAATTATCTTTGCCACGGCGGCGTTCGCTTTTGTCTGCCATGACACATATGCAGCCAGCTCCAAGGATGCGAAATCCTCCGGCATGACGGTCAGTGTGGAGAAGTCAAAGGTCAGAATCAAGATTAAACGAGTCGGAAAGAAGGGCACCGCGAAGCTTTATATGTGCCGGGCGAACCAGTACAATAAGAAGGACAAGCTCAACGGTATCAGTAAATCTACAAAGGTCAGGGGGACATACATCGGTAAGTACAAGATGGGATCGAACAAGACGTTTACGGTCAGTCGGTACAAAAAAGGTGTTGATCGGCTGTACAGCAAATACTATCTTGTGGACAAAAAAGGGAAGATTGTCAAAGGTCCGATCTATGCATCAAAGATTTATTCACCGGTGAAATCTGTGACTATGAAATCGGCCTCCAAGAAAGGCCTCTTTATGGATGATGCAGCCGCTTTGAGTGATGCGAAGGATCTTGGTGCATCCTCGATGGCCATCAATATCAACCTGGCCGGAATTCTGTACCCCAAATATCATTCGAACGCGATCCGCTTCAAGTCGAACGGAAAGACATATTATTTCAATAAGAGCAAGGTTGAATACTATGACAAGGTAATTTCGGCAAACACACAGAATGGTATCAATACCACGGCGACGCTGCTCCTGATGAATAATGGGGAAAGTAACGGAATTCCTTCCGCACTTCTGTACAGCAACCGTACGGGAGAATCTTTCGGAATGAACACATCCAATTCCTCCGGCAGAGACTACTTTATCGCCTGCATGGAGTTTTTGGCATCCCGTTATTCCAGAGGCCGCGAGCGTGGCCTGATCAATAATTATGTGATCGGAAACGAAGTGGATTTCACCGGATGCTTTATGCCGGAGAAAAAAGCGAAGGGAAAGACACAAAAGGCCCGTTTCAATGAATATATGGAAGAGTACGCGAGAGCACTTCGTCTTTCAAATGCGGCAGTAAAAAAATATGCGGGGGATGCGAAGGTTCATATCTCCATCACACATAACTGGGCAGCTCCCGGAAATGAAGCTGTGGGCGGAACCGCTTATGCGCCGAAGGCAATGCTGGAGTGGCTGGCGAAGTATTCGAATCAGAGAGGAAGCTATGACTGGGGTATCGCGCCGCATATATACGGCTTCAACCTCCCGGCATCGGATGTCGGCTATAATGATACAGGGATGAATCCGGCGTACCCGAAGGTTAAGGTCGGCGGAAATTACAATTCGTCAAAATGGCTCACTATTTCGAACTTCGAAATCCTGCAGAAATACCTGGAACAGAATAAAATGCGCTGCGGCACAAAAGTCCGTGACGTGATTTTACAGGAAACCGGCGTGTCCTCGGAGAAGAACACGAAAGCTGACAAGTACCGGCAGGCGGCATACACTGCGCAGATGTATTATAAAGCGGCGCATATGAATTGCGTCAGCAGTCTGATGTATTTCCGGCTGCATGATACGAAGGAACTTGAAAAGGCTAATGCGAACTTCGGCCTGATCGGAATGGATGGAAAGAAGAAGCCGGCATATACTTTGTGGAAGTATATTGATACGGATAAGAGCTTTGACTATTCAAACCGATATCTTGAATATATTCAGTTCCAGAAAGGTGGAAAGATATATAAGAAGGCCAACGGCAACATCAGTAACTGGAAGGATGCGATGAAGGTTGTCGATTCCACATTCAACTGGAATACGCAGTGGAACACAGCGAAGATTGAAAAACGGAAAACCGCCGGTGTCAAACGTTCTCTTTCCGTAAGTGCGGATTCCTATGATGTAAATGATTCGATCAAGGTAACGGCTGCCGGAGCATCCAATGATATGGTGGGACTCTACAAAGCAGGAGACGATCCGGAAACGAAAGAGCCGATCTTCTGGTACTATGTCGGCAGCACGAATAATGGAATCAATCATACTTCCGGAAAGAGCTATGATGTTCGTGCGGCCGGACAGATCAGCGACTCACGCTATGATGAGGCGACATTGACTGCCGGTAAATACAAGATTGCGCTGATTTCAGACGGCACCGATGTGGTTGAGAGCCGCAACATCACGATTACCGGAAGCATTGATACAGCGAAGGAATCAGTCAGAACGAACAAGACCAGCTACCACGTCGGAGAAAACATCATCGCGACGGCAACCGGAGAAGGAACGTACTGGGTCGGTATATATAATGAGGATGATTCCTATGGTACCGGAAGCGGAACGACGACTTCAATCTACTGGTATTATGTCAACGATAAGGACAGTGGAAAAAAAGCGGGTGTTCCGGTCATTCTCCAGAATACAAACTTTAACCGGACTGACAGGGTCGCTACACACGAGATTCCGGCAGGAAAATATAAGGTTATTCTGTTCAGGGGTTCGGGTTATGATGAAGTAGCGTCGACCACAATCTCCGTCGGAGAATCGGCTCCGGACAGTCTGAAATCCATTCACTATTCGCAGGATAACAACTCGGACGGTTATGCGAATGGCACAGTTACAATAACAAAAGACGCTGCGAACGAAACTGCGACAGACTGCGTGATGTACTGGGCGGGTGCAGATGGAAATCCGCTGGTCGGATATGATGCGCTGGCGAAATTCAGGCTGACAGGGAATTCGACCACATTCCACATGTACGAGCATACGATTATCCCGGAAGGAGCGAAGAAACTGATCGCTTATGCGGCAAACGGAAAGAAACTGTCTTCCAAAGCGGTTTCAGTCGATATTCCGGAGGGCAGCAGCTATCAGATCGGTTCGCCGATCATGGAATTCCAGGTTGTCAGTGATGTCCATATCACAAATGACAGTTCGCTGCAGTACTATGATAAATACAATAACGAACACTTCACGGAAATGCTGAATGATGTGAAGAAAAACAGCCCGAACAGCCGGGCGATTGTGATCAACGGAGATATGGCGAACAACGGAAGAAAAGATCAGTTCTACAAGATGAAATCTTTGTACGACTCCGCCGGCGTCACACCAAAACTCCACATAGCTGTCGGAAATCACGACTGGATGGCGGGAAATCCGAACAATCAGTTCCAGGATTTCGTACACTTGTTTAATCCGTCGGTATCAACGCCGAAGAATGTCTACTATGACGAGTGGATCAACGGATATCACTTCATTTATCTGGGCGGTGAAAAGGAAGGTCTGCATGCGCAGATGTCCGATGCTCAGCTGAAGTGGTTCGACGAAAAAATGAAGGAAGACACCGAAAAAGATCCGAACAGACCGGTATTCGTTTTCCTGCATCAGTCCATGAAAAACACCGTAGCGGGAAGCTTCAGCGGACAGGGCTGGGATGGTGTGGATAACACAGAATCATTCCAGAAGATCCTGAAGAAATATGGGCAGATCGTTTTATACAACGGACACAGCCACTGGGAACTGAACTCGATCGGCTGTATGTTCAACGGCAGTACGAACGCGCCGGTTGCATTCAACACCGCCTCAGTCGGATATCTCTGGACAAGCTACAATGAGACGACCGGGGAGTACACCGAGGGATCGAACGGATATTATATCCGCGTATATGATGATAAGATCGCGGTGCTGGGCCGTGACTTTGTGAACGGCAAATGGATTCCGTCGGCAATGTTCATTGTAGAAAAAGATCCGATTACTGTATCAAAGACATCTGTCAGGCTGAAGAAGACATCAAAGGCATACAGCCTAAATGCAAAGTCTGCATCAAATGCGGCATTGTCCTATGTTTCCTCAGACGCCTCGATCGCGACGGTCAGCAGCTCTGGAAAAGTGACGCCTAAGAAGGCGGGAACAGCTGTCATCACGATCACCTCGGACGGAAGCGGAACAAAGACGATGAACCGAAAAGACGTGAAAGTAACCGTTAAATAA
- the rplT gene encoding 50S ribosomal protein L20 — MARVKKGVNAHKRHKKVLKQAKGFYGQKSKVFRAANPAVMRSLRSAYIGRKRKKRDYRKLWIARINAGARMNGISYSRLMDGLKKSGIEINRKMLSEMAIYDEAGFAKLCETAKAAVTK; from the coding sequence ATGGCAAGAGTAAAGAAGGGCGTAAACGCTCACAAGAGACATAAGAAGGTTCTGAAGCAGGCAAAGGGCTTCTACGGACAGAAGAGCAAGGTCTTCCGCGCGGCGAATCCCGCAGTGATGAGATCCCTGCGGTCTGCGTACATCGGAAGAAAGCGCAAGAAGAGAGATTACCGGAAGCTCTGGATCGCCCGGATCAACGCCGGTGCGAGAATGAACGGCATCAGCTACAGCCGTCTGATGGACGGACTGAAGAAGAGCGGAATCGAAATCAACAGAAAGATGCTCTCCGAGATGGCGATCTACGACGAGGCCGGGTTCGCGAAACTCTGCGAAACAGCGAAGGCCGCTGTAACGAAATAG
- the rpmI gene encoding 50S ribosomal protein L35 codes for MAKCKMKSHRGACKRMKVTGSGKIQRHKAYKSHILTKKTPKRKQGLRKSTVLTSADQKRMLRSMAK; via the coding sequence ATGGCAAAATGCAAGATGAAGTCTCACAGAGGCGCATGCAAGAGGATGAAGGTCACCGGATCCGGAAAGATCCAGAGACATAAGGCATACAAGAGTCATATTCTGACCAAGAAAACGCCGAAGAGAAAACAGGGTCTGCGTAAATCCACGGTTCTGACCTCAGCGGATCAGAAGAGAATGCTCAGATCAATGGCGAAATAG
- the infC gene encoding translation initiation factor IF-3: MIDSNGEMVGIISRSEALELAEQRKLDLVEISPNAKPPVAKILDYGKYRYELQKREKEAKKKQKTIQVKEIRLSTFIEEHDILVKAKTASKFLKEGDKVKVSLRFRGRERDYVNRGRQVMNSFAEACGEYGVMDKKPSFEGRSLTMFLSPKPAEKHKKSKDNEKQ; the protein is encoded by the coding sequence GTGATCGACAGCAATGGAGAAATGGTCGGAATCATAAGCCGGAGCGAGGCTTTGGAACTGGCAGAACAGCGGAAGCTGGATTTAGTGGAAATCTCACCGAACGCGAAGCCGCCTGTTGCGAAAATACTGGACTATGGAAAGTACCGCTATGAACTTCAGAAGCGGGAAAAAGAGGCCAAGAAAAAACAGAAGACGATTCAGGTCAAGGAAATCAGACTGAGCACCTTTATCGAGGAGCATGATATTCTTGTGAAGGCGAAGACTGCCAGCAAGTTCCTGAAGGAAGGGGACAAAGTCAAGGTCAGTCTCCGTTTCAGAGGGCGTGAGCGCGATTACGTCAACAGAGGACGTCAGGTCATGAATTCCTTTGCGGAGGCCTGTGGAGAATATGGGGTTATGGACAAAAAGCCTTCCTTCGAGGGCAGAAGTCTGACCATGTTTTTGTCGCCGAAGCCTGCGGAGAAGCATAAGAAATCCAAGGATAACGAGAAACAATAA